GTTTAGTCTCTAATGTGACTGGTACTATGTGAATGAGATTCACTTTCCATTATTATGGGTGGCTCACCCAGCAGTAAGTCATCATCACCCAGTGTGGAGCTGAGTTCAGAGTTCACAAAGTTTGGGATGTTGAAATGAGCCAGAAAAGCTGCTTCATTATCTTCCATCATCTCCAGGTGTGTACTCTGGCTAATTAGGCGACCGGTTTTCACCTGGCCGCTCGACTCACTGCTGCTTGATTGTGTGTGAGCTCTGTGGGTTTGGCTTAATGACCGCTCTCCTGCCTGCTCTTCTTCATTAATGTAGCAgttaaagagaaagtgagactcCTCCAGTAGGGGTCGAGGTAAGCCAGCTCTGGTATTCTCTGGCTCCCGAGGGCGGCCTAGTTCCTCAACACAGCTAGTCAGATGCACACAATCCTCACATGGTTCAGCACTCCTGTGTGAGAAATTATATTGGGATTAGCTATGTCACAAAAAAATTTCATTGTTCATATCATGggacagactcactgaaactaaacagttgaagactggaaaaagaccagtacaaatacaattttttacTTCCTGTATATCTTGATTGACAAATGTGTCGTCCAATCAGCAGTAAGTAATTAATTCGCAAAATATACCTTCCTTTTCcgttttgtctgatttgttaatgtgttttcagatttgttaatgtgttttgtgctatctcccagtggctaaaggatgtgatgttttttctaaaactcgagaaaataaggtatacgatgaagggttgtacggacaagttttgttttttttttataaatggcatccctttatcgtatactttatggagttacagacacttcccacttaaatttttgtgcctgttgttgggtcttacaatatctatataaccgGCGATAGTTAttgggtagccatgatgagccgggggtgggtttacttttaattttgttttcctttttttagtataaaaagaaaaaaaccctgtgaatgtttactgctgtgtgttgctcaatttgtttttgttttttgggggtttttttcttctcaatggaatatttgggaaagggaggggaggagagaagaaaaaagatgatgttcagcagaaatgtttggtagacgtgttcagcagaaatgttcagcagaaatgtttagttcagcagaaatgttcgacagaaatgttcagcaaaaatgtttagttcagcagaaatgtccagcagaaatgttcagcagaaatgttcagcaaaaatgtttagttcagcagaaatgttcggcagaaatgttcagcagaaatgtttagttcagcagaaatgttcagcagaaatgtgtagttcagcagaaatgtttagttcagcagaaatgtccagcagaaatgtccagcagaaatgtccagcagaaatgttcagcagaaatgtttagttcagcagaaatgttcagaagaaatgttcagcagaaatgtttagttcagcagaaatgttcagcagaaatgtacagcagaaatgttcaataaaaatgaaactggaaatgtgttttcggatttgttaatgtgttttcagattcgtgttttgttttgcacttctcgGCCGCTGT
This Ictalurus furcatus strain D&B chromosome 1, Billie_1.0, whole genome shotgun sequence DNA region includes the following protein-coding sequences:
- the mrap2a gene encoding melanocortin-2 receptor accessory protein 2A gives rise to the protein MPMLQHPNTTAGVSHTDYEWRYEYYDDEEPVSFEGLKAHKYSIVIGFWVGLAVFVIFMFFVLTLLTKTGAPHPESAEPCEDCVHLTSCVEELGRPREPENTRAGLPRPLLEESHFLFNCYINEEEQAGERSLSQTHRAHTQSSSSESSGQVKTGRLISQSTHLEMMEDNEAAFLAHFNIPNFVNSELSSTLGDDDLLLGEPPIIMESESHSHSTSHIRD